From the candidate division WOR-3 bacterium genome, one window contains:
- a CDS encoding beta-eliminating lyase-related protein, translating to NKSVAQIVKEICSIPDLFYLSGRKNTCVRGGFIATNNKELFEMIQPWLPVYEGFFTYGGMSMREIGAMAEGLKEMVEEDVAGCAIEQIKYFVEKLDELGIPVVTPPGGLACHLDAEKFLPHIPKNEYIAGALTAALYIVSGIRAMERGTISMDRDKEGRELFADLELTRIALPRRVFNLSHIEYAIDRILWLYKHRDLIKGLKFVYEPPVLRFFLGRLEAIDNWGRDLCEAFKKDFGKEL from the coding sequence AAAATAAATCTGTTGCTCAAATTGTAAAGGAGATTTGTAGCATACCGGATTTATTTTATTTAAGTGGTAGAAAAAATACTTGCGTGCGCGGCGGTTTCATTGCTACCAATAATAAAGAATTGTTTGAGATGATTCAACCTTGGTTACCGGTATATGAAGGATTTTTTACTTACGGCGGTATGTCAATGAGAGAGATTGGTGCAATGGCTGAAGGATTAAAAGAAATGGTTGAAGAGGATGTTGCTGGCTGTGCGATTGAGCAAATAAAATATTTTGTAGAAAAATTGGATGAATTGGGAATTCCGGTGGTAACTCCACCTGGCGGACTTGCCTGCCATTTAGATGCGGAAAAATTTCTCCCCCATATTCCCAAAAATGAATATATCGCCGGTGCTCTCACAGCTGCTTTGTATATCGTTTCTGGAATAAGGGCAATGGAACGAGGCACAATCTCCATGGATAGAGACAAAGAAGGCAGAGAATTATTTGCTGATTTAGAATTAACAAGAATCGCCTTACCAAGAAGGGTATTTAACCTTTCTCATATTGAATATGCTATTGATCGGATCCTTTGGCTCTATAAACACCGGGATTTAATTAAAGGTTTGAAATTTGTCTACGAACCACCGGTACTTAGATTTTTCTTAGGAAGATTAGAAGCCATCGATAATTGGGGA